The Pseudomonas asiatica genome has a segment encoding these proteins:
- the ycaC gene encoding isochorismate family cysteine hydrolase YcaC, which yields MTNFKYNRLNKDDAAVLLVDHQAGLLSLVRDIEPDAFKNNVLALADLAKFFNLPTILTTSFEQGPNGPLVPELKALFPDAPYIARPGQINAWDNEDFVKAVKATGKKQLIIAGVVTEVCVAFPALSALEEEFEVFVVTDASGTFNAMTRDAAHDRMSQAGAQLMTWFGVACELHRDWRNDIEGLAALCSNHIPDYRNLITSYNAFNASK from the coding sequence ATGACCAACTTCAAATACAACCGCCTGAACAAAGACGACGCCGCTGTCCTGCTGGTCGACCACCAGGCTGGCCTGCTGTCCCTGGTCCGCGACATCGAGCCGGACGCGTTCAAGAACAACGTATTGGCCCTGGCCGACCTGGCCAAGTTCTTCAACCTGCCGACCATCCTCACCACCAGCTTCGAACAAGGCCCGAACGGCCCGCTGGTACCAGAACTGAAAGCCCTGTTCCCGGACGCCCCCTACATCGCCCGCCCAGGCCAGATCAACGCCTGGGACAACGAGGACTTCGTCAAGGCGGTGAAGGCCACCGGCAAGAAGCAGCTGATCATCGCCGGCGTGGTGACCGAAGTGTGCGTAGCCTTCCCGGCGCTGTCGGCCCTGGAAGAAGAGTTCGAAGTGTTCGTGGTCACCGATGCCTCCGGCACCTTCAACGCCATGACCCGCGACGCCGCTCACGACCGCATGAGCCAGGCCGGCGCGCAACTGATGACCTGGTTCGGCGTGGCCTGTGAGCTGCACCGCGACTGGCGCAACGACATCGAAGGCCTGGCCGCGCTGTGCTCCAACCACATCCCGGACTACCGCAACCTGATCACCAGCTACAACGCCTTCAACGCCAGCAAGTAA
- a CDS encoding alpha/beta fold hydrolase: MSTFVTRDGTSIYFKDWGSGKPVLFSHGWPLDADMWDSQMEFLASRGYRAIAFDRRGFGRSSQPWSGYDYDTFADDIAQLIEHLDLRDVTLVGFSMGGGDVSRYVARHGSERVAGLVLLGAVTPVFGKRDDNPEGVDLSVFEGIRAGLRADRAQFIADFAAPFYGINHGQQVSQGVQTQTLNIALMASIKGTLDCVTAFSETDFRPDMAKIDVPTLVIHGDDDQIVPFESTGKRAAELIRGAELKVYAGAPHGFAVTHAQQLNQDLLAFLQK; this comes from the coding sequence ATGAGCACGTTCGTTACCCGCGATGGCACTTCGATCTACTTCAAGGACTGGGGCAGCGGCAAACCTGTGCTGTTCAGCCACGGCTGGCCACTGGATGCCGACATGTGGGATTCGCAGATGGAATTCCTGGCCAGCCGCGGCTACCGCGCCATCGCCTTCGACCGCCGTGGTTTCGGCCGTTCGAGCCAGCCATGGAGCGGCTACGACTACGACACCTTCGCCGATGACATCGCCCAGCTGATCGAACACCTCGACCTGCGCGATGTGACCTTGGTGGGCTTCTCGATGGGTGGCGGCGACGTCAGCCGCTACGTCGCCCGCCACGGCAGCGAGCGTGTGGCCGGGCTAGTGCTGCTGGGCGCGGTGACGCCGGTGTTCGGCAAGCGTGACGACAACCCTGAAGGTGTCGACCTGTCGGTGTTCGAGGGTATCCGCGCCGGCCTGCGTGCCGACCGGGCGCAGTTCATCGCCGATTTCGCCGCGCCGTTCTATGGCATCAACCATGGGCAGCAGGTGTCCCAGGGTGTGCAGACCCAGACCCTGAACATTGCGCTGATGGCATCGATCAAGGGCACTTTGGATTGTGTGACGGCGTTTTCCGAAACCGACTTCCGTCCGGATATGGCCAAGATCGATGTGCCGACCCTGGTGATCCACGGTGACGACGACCAGATCGTGCCGTTCGAGAGTACCGGTAAGCGGGCGGCGGAGCTGATTCGCGGGGCTGAGCTGAAGGTGTACGCGGGGGCGCCGCACGGGTTTGCGGTGACTCATGCACAGCAACTCAATCAAGACTTGCTGGCGTTCCTTCAGAAGTAA
- the amaA gene encoding L-pipecolate oxidase: MSELRQECLWEFVSKPTVAAQALAGEHKADVCVIGGGITGLSAAIHLLEQGKSVILLEAWKIGHGGSGRNVGLVNAGTWIRPDDVEATLGLQQGSRLNQVLGEAPAEVFAMIERLGIDCQAQHKGTLHMAHNATGIADLEARHEQWRRRGADVELLTGAQCQEYCGTDKISAALLDRRAGTINPMGYTQGLAAAVARLGGKLFQQSSVEGLERDGDAWRVKTARGSVRADKVVISTGAYTEGDWSNLQKQFFRGYYYQVASKPLQGAAADKVLPHGQGSWDTRTVLSSIRRDDQGRLLLGSLGRVDNKPAWFVRSWADRIQSHYYPELGKVEWEMHWTGCIDFTPDHLMRLFEPAPGLVAVTGYNGRGNTTGTVIGRAFAEFLLKGEAGSLPIPFSPMKGVSAPSLRTAFYESGFSLYHAGQCLRVVL, from the coding sequence ATGTCCGAACTGCGTCAAGAATGCTTGTGGGAATTCGTCAGCAAACCGACCGTCGCCGCCCAGGCCCTGGCCGGTGAGCACAAGGCCGATGTCTGCGTGATCGGTGGCGGCATTACCGGTCTGTCGGCGGCCATCCACCTGCTCGAACAGGGCAAGTCGGTGATCCTGCTGGAGGCCTGGAAGATCGGTCACGGTGGCTCCGGGCGCAACGTCGGCCTGGTCAACGCCGGCACCTGGATCCGCCCCGACGATGTCGAGGCCACCCTTGGCCTGCAGCAGGGCAGCCGCCTGAACCAGGTGCTCGGCGAAGCCCCGGCCGAAGTGTTCGCCATGATCGAACGCCTTGGCATCGACTGCCAGGCCCAGCACAAAGGCACGCTGCACATGGCGCACAACGCCACCGGTATCGCCGACCTCGAGGCCCGCCACGAACAATGGCGCCGCCGTGGTGCCGATGTGGAGCTGCTGACCGGCGCCCAATGCCAGGAATACTGCGGCACCGACAAGATTTCCGCCGCGCTGCTCGACCGCCGCGCCGGCACCATCAACCCCATGGGCTACACCCAGGGCCTGGCCGCAGCGGTGGCACGCCTGGGTGGCAAGCTGTTCCAGCAGTCTTCGGTCGAAGGCCTGGAGCGTGACGGCGATGCCTGGCGGGTGAAGACCGCACGTGGTTCGGTGCGCGCCGACAAGGTGGTGATTTCCACCGGCGCCTACACCGAAGGCGACTGGAGCAACCTGCAGAAGCAGTTCTTCCGTGGCTACTACTACCAGGTGGCATCCAAGCCGTTGCAGGGTGCTGCAGCCGACAAGGTGCTGCCACATGGCCAAGGCTCGTGGGACACCCGCACCGTGCTCAGCAGCATCCGTCGCGACGACCAGGGCCGCCTGCTGCTCGGCAGCCTGGGCCGGGTCGACAACAAGCCGGCCTGGTTCGTGCGCAGCTGGGCCGACCGCATCCAGAGCCACTATTACCCGGAGCTGGGCAAGGTCGAGTGGGAAATGCACTGGACCGGCTGCATCGACTTCACCCCAGACCACCTGATGCGCCTGTTCGAGCCGGCGCCGGGGCTGGTGGCGGTGACCGGGTACAACGGGCGGGGTAATACTACCGGGACCGTGATTGGCCGGGCGTTTGCCGAGTTCCTGCTGAAGGGGGAGGCGGGCAGCCTGCCGATTCCGTTTTCGCCGATGAAGGGCGTGAGTGCGCCCTCGCTGCGGACGGCGTTCTATGAGTCCGGGTTCTCGCTGTACCACGCGGGGCAATGTTTGAGAGTTGTGTTGTAA
- a CDS encoding LysR substrate-binding domain-containing protein, giving the protein MEDLNSLYYFTQVVEHGGFAPAGRALDMPKSKLSRRIADLEDRLGVRLLHRTSRHCSLTEIGQAYYNRCLAMRVEAEGAAEIIERNRSEPRGLVRISCPTTLLNSWVGPMLTRYMLKYPQVELFIESTNRRVDLLHEGFDIALRVRFPPLENTDMVMKVLSNSTQCLVGQPQYLEQLPKGFDPQLLGTLPSLHWGSAQREYQWELFQGEDSSHSIVIPHTPRMVTDDLFALRHFVVAGVGIAHLPRVAVREDLAAGRLVELLPEWHPRCGIVHAIFPSRRGLLPSVRALIDHLAEEFAISDMA; this is encoded by the coding sequence TTGGAAGACCTCAACTCCCTCTACTACTTCACCCAGGTAGTCGAACACGGCGGCTTCGCCCCGGCTGGCCGGGCGCTGGACATGCCCAAGTCCAAGCTAAGCCGGCGCATTGCCGATCTCGAAGACCGCCTGGGCGTGCGCCTGCTGCACCGCACCAGCCGCCATTGTTCGCTCACCGAGATCGGCCAGGCCTACTACAACCGCTGCCTGGCCATGCGCGTGGAGGCCGAGGGCGCGGCGGAGATCATCGAGCGCAACCGCAGCGAACCGCGTGGCCTGGTGCGTATCAGTTGCCCGACCACCCTGCTCAATTCCTGGGTCGGGCCGATGCTGACCCGCTACATGCTCAAGTACCCGCAGGTGGAGCTGTTCATCGAGAGCACCAACCGCCGCGTCGACCTGCTGCACGAGGGCTTCGATATTGCCCTGCGGGTGCGCTTTCCGCCGCTGGAGAACACCGACATGGTGATGAAGGTACTGAGCAACAGTACCCAGTGCCTGGTCGGCCAGCCGCAGTACCTGGAGCAGTTGCCCAAGGGCTTCGACCCGCAGCTGCTCGGCACGCTGCCGAGCCTGCATTGGGGCAGCGCCCAGCGTGAGTACCAATGGGAGCTGTTCCAGGGTGAGGACAGCAGCCACAGCATCGTCATCCCGCACACACCGCGCATGGTGACGGACGACCTGTTCGCCCTGCGCCATTTCGTGGTGGCCGGGGTGGGTATTGCGCACCTGCCACGGGTGGCGGTGCGTGAAGACCTGGCGGCGGGGCGGCTGGTGGAGTTGTTGCCGGAATGGCACCCGCGTTGCGGCATCGTGCATGCGATCTTCCCGTCGCGGCGGGGGTTGCTGCCGTCGGTGCGGGCGCTGATCGATCATCTGGCCGAGGAGTTTGCGATCAGCGACATGGCTTGA
- a CDS encoding OprD family porin, whose translation MIRATHGPGRALFATLALCPALSQAEEPGWSLLSRNYFLHSDFRSPSGSGQNYRQEWAQGFIGEIRSGFTEGTLGVGIDAHGFLGLKLDGGRGHAGTGLLPRDSDGRAESDYSSAGAALKLRMGNTQLRYGEMTVETPVFDTSDKRLHPEYATGWLLDNTDLPDWRLQAGHFTAFNNQDNSSSHDDFSGYGATTDNRAISLAGAAFAPDGPFGGALYAGQLEDTWRQAYLNLNLAEGNWRLDGNLYKTRDTGNASAGAIDTLAYSLLARYSFGAQALSLAYQKVEGDTPFDFVGGDSIYLANSIKYADFNGPGERSWQLRYDLDFATLGAPGLSLMGRYVSGRGIDGSHAPAGGAYVGLYGDGGKHWERDIDLKYVVQSGAAKDLSLSFSHVSHRANQAQAGDDIDRIYLIIEYPLKGSF comes from the coding sequence ATGATCCGCGCCACTCACGGACCAGGCCGCGCCCTGTTCGCCACCCTCGCCCTGTGCCCGGCGCTCAGCCAGGCCGAAGAGCCCGGCTGGTCGCTGCTCAGCCGCAACTATTTCCTGCACAGCGACTTCCGCTCGCCCTCCGGCAGTGGCCAGAACTACCGCCAGGAATGGGCTCAGGGCTTCATTGGCGAAATCCGCTCCGGCTTCACCGAGGGCACACTCGGCGTCGGCATCGATGCCCATGGTTTTCTCGGCCTCAAGCTGGACGGCGGCCGCGGCCATGCCGGCACCGGCCTGCTGCCGCGCGACAGCGATGGCCGCGCCGAGTCCGACTACTCCAGCGCCGGCGCTGCACTCAAGCTGCGGATGGGCAACACCCAACTGCGCTACGGCGAAATGACCGTGGAAACCCCTGTGTTCGACACCAGCGACAAACGCCTGCACCCGGAGTACGCCACCGGCTGGTTGCTGGACAACACCGACCTGCCCGACTGGCGCCTGCAGGCCGGGCACTTCACCGCCTTCAACAACCAGGACAACAGCTCCAGCCATGATGACTTCAGCGGCTACGGCGCTACCACCGACAACCGTGCCATCAGCCTGGCCGGCGCCGCGTTCGCACCCGACGGGCCATTTGGTGGCGCACTGTACGCAGGCCAGTTGGAGGACACCTGGCGCCAGGCCTACCTCAACCTGAACCTGGCCGAGGGCAACTGGCGCCTGGACGGCAACCTGTACAAGACCCGCGACACCGGCAATGCCAGTGCCGGGGCAATCGACACCCTCGCCTACAGCCTGCTGGCCAGGTACAGCTTTGGCGCCCAGGCGCTGAGCCTGGCCTACCAGAAGGTCGAGGGCGATACCCCGTTCGACTTCGTCGGCGGCGACTCCATCTACCTGGCCAACTCGATCAAGTACGCCGACTTCAACGGCCCCGGCGAGCGCTCGTGGCAACTGCGCTACGACCTCGACTTCGCCACCCTCGGCGCCCCCGGCCTGAGCCTGATGGGCCGCTACGTCAGCGGCCGTGGCATCGACGGCAGCCATGCCCCGGCAGGCGGCGCCTATGTGGGCCTGTACGGCGACGGCGGCAAGCACTGGGAGCGCGACATCGACCTGAAATACGTGGTGCAGTCGGGCGCCGCCAAGGACCTGAGCCTGTCGTTTTCCCACGTCAGCCACCGCGCCAACCAGGCCCAGGCCGGCGATGACATCGACCGGATCTACCTGATCATCGAATACCCACTCAAAGGCAGCTTCTGA
- a CDS encoding amidohydrolase, protein MTADLILFNGKLHTVDREKPTATAVAIKDGRFIAVGNDAEAMAHKGATTQIIDLKQRTVIPGLNDSHLHLIRGGLNYNLELRWEGVPSVADALRMLKDQAARTPTPQWVRVVGGWNEFQFAEKRMPTLEEINQAAPDTPVFLLHLYDRALLNRAALKAVGYTKDTPNPPGGEIQRDKFGNPTGMLIARPNAMILYATLAKGPKLPLEYQVNSTRQFMRELNRLGLTSAIDAGGGYQNYPDDYQVIQELADNNQLTVRIAYNLFTQKPKEELDDFRKWTSSVKLHSGTDFLRHNGAGEMLVFSAADFEDFLEPRPDLPQTMEQELEPVVRHLVEQRWPFRLHATYNESITRMLDVFEKVNREIPFNGLPWFFDHAETITPQNIERVRALGGGIAIQDRMAFQGEYFVDRYGAKAAEQTPPIKRMLDMGVPVGAGTDATRVSSYNPWTSLYWLVSGKTVGGMELYPEGLSRDTALQLFTQGSAWFSSEQGKKGQIKVGQLADLAALSLDFFSVDEEAIKGIESVLTVVDGKVVYGAAEFDKLGPPLVPVLPEWSPVTKVPGHWRVGTPSLAAVAHQCVGPCGVHAHSHEKARHSNVPVNDFQGFWGALGCSCFAF, encoded by the coding sequence ATGACCGCCGATCTGATTCTGTTCAACGGCAAACTGCACACCGTTGATCGTGAAAAGCCCACCGCGACCGCCGTCGCCATCAAGGATGGCCGTTTCATCGCCGTGGGCAACGACGCCGAAGCCATGGCCCACAAGGGCGCCACCACGCAGATCATCGACCTCAAGCAGCGCACGGTCATCCCCGGCCTGAACGACTCGCACCTGCACCTGATCCGTGGTGGCCTGAACTACAACCTGGAACTGCGCTGGGAAGGCGTGCCTTCGGTGGCCGATGCCCTGCGCATGCTCAAGGACCAGGCTGCGCGTACGCCGACCCCGCAGTGGGTGCGCGTTGTCGGTGGCTGGAACGAGTTCCAGTTCGCCGAAAAGCGCATGCCCACCCTGGAGGAAATCAACCAGGCCGCACCTGACACCCCGGTATTCCTGCTGCACCTGTATGACCGCGCACTGCTCAACCGCGCCGCGCTCAAGGCCGTCGGCTACACCAAGGACACGCCCAACCCGCCGGGCGGCGAGATCCAGCGTGACAAGTTCGGCAACCCGACCGGCATGCTCATCGCCCGCCCCAACGCGATGATCCTCTACGCCACCCTGGCCAAGGGGCCGAAGCTGCCGCTGGAATACCAGGTCAACTCCACCCGCCAGTTCATGCGCGAGCTCAACCGCCTGGGCCTGACCAGCGCCATCGATGCCGGTGGTGGCTACCAGAACTACCCGGACGACTATCAGGTGATCCAGGAGCTGGCCGACAACAACCAGCTGACTGTGCGCATTGCCTACAACCTGTTCACCCAGAAGCCCAAGGAAGAGCTGGACGACTTCCGCAAGTGGACCTCCAGCGTGAAGCTGCACAGCGGTACCGACTTCCTGCGCCACAATGGCGCCGGCGAGATGCTGGTGTTCTCCGCCGCCGACTTCGAGGACTTCCTCGAACCGCGCCCGGACCTGCCGCAAACCATGGAACAAGAGCTGGAGCCGGTGGTACGCCACCTGGTCGAGCAGCGCTGGCCGTTCCGCCTGCATGCCACCTACAACGAATCGATCACGCGCATGCTCGACGTGTTCGAGAAGGTCAACCGCGAAATCCCGTTCAATGGCCTGCCGTGGTTCTTCGACCACGCCGAAACCATCACCCCGCAGAACATCGAGCGTGTGCGTGCGCTGGGCGGCGGTATTGCCATCCAGGACCGCATGGCCTTCCAGGGTGAGTATTTTGTCGACCGCTACGGTGCCAAGGCTGCCGAGCAGACCCCGCCAATCAAGCGCATGCTCGACATGGGCGTGCCGGTGGGCGCCGGTACCGACGCCACTCGCGTGTCCAGCTACAACCCGTGGACTTCGCTGTACTGGCTGGTCAGCGGCAAGACCGTCGGTGGCATGGAACTGTACCCGGAAGGCCTCAGCCGTGACACCGCGCTGCAGCTGTTCACCCAGGGCAGCGCCTGGTTCTCCAGCGAGCAGGGCAAGAAAGGCCAGATCAAGGTGGGCCAGCTGGCCGACCTGGCGGCGCTGTCGCTGGACTTCTTCAGTGTCGATGAAGAGGCGATCAAGGGCATCGAGTCGGTGCTGACGGTGGTCGACGGTAAGGTGGTGTATGGCGCGGCGGAATTCGACAAGCTCGGCCCGCCCCTGGTGCCGGTGCTGCCGGAGTGGTCGCCGGTGACCAAGGTGCCGGGCCACTGGCGCGTGGGCACGCCATCGCTGGCAGCGGTGGCGCACCAGTGTGTCGGGCCTTGCGGGGTGCATGCGCACAGCCATGAGAAGGCACGGCATTCGAATGTGCCGGTGAATGACTTCCAGGGCTTCTGGGGGGCGTTGGGTTGTTCGTGCTTTGCTTTCTAA
- a CDS encoding MFS transporter: MSTTPSGAWSPLRNATFRMLWIATIASNIGTWMHEVGAGWLMTTLSASPLHVALIQVAGSLPMFFLALPAGAAADIVDKRRYLLLVQLWMSSVAVVLAALTLLGLMNVTLLLVLTLALGIGTALMMPAWSALTPELVGKDDLANAVALSSVGINVSRAIGPALAGVVVSMVGPWLTFALNAISFAGVILVLFLWKREVKEPLLPAERFVGAMRTGLRFARSAKPLQAVILRALAFFFCASAGTSLLPLIVRGEMHGTAADFGLLLAAIGIGAVAGATLLPRLRERISRDRLVLLASLLYALFLLALALVRNFYVLLPAMLLSGAAWIAVLSNLQVAAQTSVPAWVRARALSVYILIFFGAMAGGGLLWGTLASHATITLSLLLAAGGLALGTLLTCKVTLPETAAEELTPSLHWPVPLLSDDMDKESGPVMVTVEYHIDPAKAEAFQQAARELEAMRKRNGALSWGLMRDSADPALWLEFFFEESWLEHLRHHHRVTRGELKIEARVRMLQTDGVEVKIRHLLAGAEHKAHH; the protein is encoded by the coding sequence ATGAGCACGACCCCTTCAGGCGCCTGGAGCCCATTGCGCAACGCCACCTTCCGCATGCTGTGGATCGCCACCATCGCGTCCAACATCGGCACCTGGATGCATGAGGTGGGCGCCGGCTGGCTGATGACCACGCTGTCGGCCAGCCCGTTGCATGTGGCCCTGATCCAGGTAGCCGGCTCGCTACCGATGTTCTTCCTCGCCCTACCGGCCGGCGCGGCGGCGGATATCGTCGACAAGCGCCGCTACCTGTTGCTGGTGCAACTGTGGATGTCTTCGGTGGCCGTGGTGCTGGCGGCCCTGACCCTGCTCGGGCTGATGAACGTCACCCTGCTGCTGGTGCTTACCCTGGCGCTGGGCATCGGCACGGCACTGATGATGCCGGCCTGGAGCGCGCTGACACCGGAGCTGGTGGGCAAGGACGACTTGGCCAACGCGGTGGCGCTTTCCAGTGTCGGTATCAATGTGTCGCGCGCCATCGGCCCGGCTTTGGCGGGCGTGGTGGTGAGCATGGTCGGCCCGTGGCTGACCTTCGCCCTGAATGCCATCTCGTTCGCCGGGGTGATTTTGGTGCTGTTCCTGTGGAAGCGCGAGGTGAAGGAGCCGCTGCTGCCGGCCGAGCGCTTCGTTGGCGCCATGCGCACCGGGCTGCGTTTCGCGCGCAGTGCCAAGCCCTTGCAGGCGGTGATATTGCGCGCCTTGGCATTCTTTTTCTGCGCCAGCGCCGGCACCTCGCTGCTGCCGTTGATCGTGCGTGGCGAGATGCATGGCACCGCCGCCGATTTCGGCCTGCTGCTGGCGGCCATCGGCATTGGCGCGGTGGCCGGCGCCACCTTGCTGCCACGCCTGCGCGAACGCATCAGCCGCGACCGCCTGGTGCTGCTGGCCAGCCTGCTGTATGCCCTGTTCCTGCTGGCCCTGGCGCTGGTGCGCAACTTCTATGTGCTGCTGCCGGCAATGCTGCTCAGCGGCGCGGCGTGGATTGCCGTGCTGTCCAACCTGCAGGTGGCGGCGCAGACCTCGGTGCCAGCCTGGGTACGGGCGCGGGCGCTGTCGGTGTACATCCTGATCTTCTTTGGTGCCATGGCCGGTGGCGGGTTGCTGTGGGGCACGCTGGCCAGCCATGCAACCATCACCTTGAGCCTGCTGCTGGCCGCAGGAGGCCTGGCACTGGGCACGCTGCTGACCTGCAAGGTGACGCTGCCGGAAACCGCAGCCGAGGAGCTGACGCCGTCACTGCATTGGCCGGTGCCGCTGCTGAGCGACGACATGGACAAGGAAAGCGGGCCGGTGATGGTCACCGTTGAGTACCACATCGACCCGGCCAAGGCCGAGGCGTTCCAGCAGGCAGCGCGGGAGCTGGAGGCGATGCGCAAGCGCAATGGCGCGTTGTCGTGGGGGTTGATGCGCGACAGTGCGGACCCGGCGTTGTGGCTGGAGTTCTTCTTCGAGGAATCGTGGCTGGAGCATTTGAGGCATCACCACCGGGTAACCCGGGGTGAGCTGAAGATCGAGGCCAGGGTGCGGATGCTGCAGACCGATGGGGTGGAAGTTAAGATTCGGCATCTGTTGGCTGGAGCTGAGCACAAGGCTCACCATTGA
- a CDS encoding mechanosensitive ion channel family protein, whose amino-acid sequence MLAFIQSYPLLLGTALILLDLVLWQLIPLQHRAWRIGARLVLFLLFSSVLVAAGMSPLQPPPWPDDVSRNLIATVLAIGWWLFGARTVTVVFGLLLVARGSHGGRLLQDVLGALIFLAAVVAAAGYVLQLPVKGLLATSGVMAIVIGLALQSTLADVFSGIILNTTRPYQIGDSISIDSTEGKVLEIDWRATRLLTSTGSLAVIPNSVAAKARLLNHSRPADVHGVSVSVVVPAKVRPKRVFDALEKALQGVSAILATPRPKVTVKASTLESVEYEASGFVADAGAKGDARNQLFDLAHRHLEASGVMWNTDLAMPPRSRQREVLDEVRVFRSLSAEERDALSQRMTAVEYLADQVILGVGEHSDHLLVIGSGVVSASIRDGDKLVEAGRMGPGEVLGIEGIIDEEESLAEFRTLTGCVLYRIDKEQVKSCLVQRGDVQTALSKLQRFRRQSRESLLLQKPVSIKKGGFLSWLHK is encoded by the coding sequence ATGCTGGCGTTCATCCAGTCATACCCGTTGTTGCTCGGCACCGCCCTGATCCTGCTCGACCTCGTGCTTTGGCAACTGATCCCTCTCCAGCACCGGGCCTGGCGCATCGGCGCGCGGCTGGTGCTGTTCCTGCTGTTCAGCTCGGTGCTGGTGGCTGCCGGCATGAGCCCGCTGCAACCACCACCCTGGCCCGATGATGTCTCGCGCAACCTGATCGCCACGGTACTGGCGATCGGCTGGTGGCTGTTCGGCGCACGCACGGTGACGGTGGTGTTCGGCCTGTTGCTGGTGGCCCGCGGCAGCCATGGCGGGCGTTTGCTGCAGGATGTGCTGGGGGCGCTGATCTTCCTGGCTGCCGTGGTCGCTGCCGCAGGCTATGTGTTGCAGTTGCCGGTCAAGGGCCTGCTGGCCACATCGGGGGTAATGGCCATCGTCATCGGCCTGGCGCTGCAGAGCACACTGGCCGACGTGTTCAGTGGCATCATCCTGAACACCACGCGGCCGTATCAGATTGGCGACTCGATCTCCATCGACAGCACCGAAGGCAAGGTGCTGGAAATCGACTGGCGTGCCACCCGCCTGCTCACCAGCACCGGCAGCCTGGCGGTGATCCCCAACTCGGTGGCGGCCAAGGCCCGGCTGCTCAACCACAGCCGCCCGGCCGATGTGCACGGAGTGTCGGTCAGCGTGGTGGTACCGGCCAAGGTGCGGCCCAAACGGGTGTTCGATGCTCTGGAAAAAGCCTTGCAAGGCGTCAGTGCCATCCTGGCTACACCAAGACCAAAGGTGACGGTGAAAGCCTCGACGCTGGAATCAGTGGAATACGAAGCCAGTGGCTTCGTGGCCGATGCGGGCGCCAAGGGCGACGCGCGCAACCAACTGTTCGACCTGGCCCACCGGCACCTGGAGGCCAGCGGGGTGATGTGGAACACCGACCTGGCCATGCCACCACGCAGCCGCCAGCGCGAGGTGCTGGACGAGGTGCGGGTGTTCCGCTCGCTGAGCGCGGAAGAGCGCGATGCGCTTAGCCAGCGCATGACGGCGGTGGAATACCTGGCCGACCAGGTAATCCTGGGCGTGGGCGAGCATTCCGATCATTTGCTGGTGATTGGCAGCGGGGTGGTTTCGGCGTCGATTCGCGATGGCGACAAGCTGGTCGAAGCAGGACGCATGGGGCCGGGCGAGGTGCTGGGAATCGAAGGAATCATCGACGAAGAGGAATCGCTGGCCGAGTTCCGCACGCTGACCGGTTGCGTGCTGTATCGGATCGACAAGGAACAGGTGAAGAGCTGCCTGGTGCAACGCGGCGATGTGCAGACGGCCTTGAGCAAGTTGCAACGGTTTCGGCGGCAGAGCCGGGAGTCGTTGTTGCTGCAGAAGCCGGTTTCGATCAAGAAGGGCGGCTTTCTCAGCTGGTTGCACAAGTAA